Genomic segment of Gemmatimonadaceae bacterium:
ACCTCGAACTCCATGAGATCTTCCCATGCCGCCATCCATGTGTCGAGCAGCGCTCTATCGTCACACTCCATGACCTGGTAACAGCGGGACAGGTCAGATGTGATCCAGCTGTTGACATACATGAGACCCTCAGGCATCAGGCGTCCCTGAGCGCGAAACCGTGAGTAAACCGGTGTCGCATCTCCATTCCTGAAATGCTCGACGACCATGTAAAGCATACGCCGCTAGCGAATCAACGTTTGGGTTTGCCGCTGCGGGATGGGGCATACGCGCTGAAATGCGTCGTGTGGTGCAGCCTCTGCTCGTCGGTCCAGTCGTCTGCTTCCGGCGACGGCTCTGTCTCACCCAGCCGTCGAACATCAATTGCGACCGTCCCATCGGCATGCACGGGCTTATAGATGTTCACGAAGCGATGGCCGAACACAATCTCCGACGGCTTGTACGACGTCCGCGCATGAACCAGCTGCGAGAACGTCTCGTCGATGCCTGACAGGAGGACGAGAAACTCGGCATCCCTCTCTGCAAGCTCGTCGGCGGTCATGCCCCACATCGGGCTCTTCTCATCGATCGGATGAACTATAGTCCAGCTCAACGGGAAAAAGACCACGCGCTTCCGCTCGAGAGCGAGCTGGTCGTACTGCCGGGAATCGCCTTCCATGCGACTGAATAAGACTTTTGCTTCGAGCTCGAGCAGCTGATTCGCGCGGGCGTTTGTAAGGCGGAACATGAGCCCGGTCTGACCTCGATAACCCGTAACGACTGCCCGCCTGCTGAAGACTATGGCGGCTGTAGGGCGGGAAAACCGCGCAAAAAAGAGGCCCGTCATCAGGGCGAGCATGAGAAGTCCACTAAGTGACTCCACCGCGATGATTACGTTCGGTGCAACTCCGATAGGATAGATATTGCCATAGCCGATGGTTCCGAGGGTCTCGACACTCAGAAAGAAGGCGCGACCAAATTGACCGCCGAAGAGCTCAGGTGCCTGTCCGCCTATTGCGTCCGGACCGCAGGCAAGGTAAGCAAGCGCGAAAAGGAGGTTGGCCGAAACATATCCGGAAACCACTACGACGAAGAAACGCCGCCAGGAAATCGTGAGAAGCAGGTGGTAGGGATGCAGTCTCGAGAAGAAAGGCATCCCTTCGCGCCGCGGGTTGAACGAGCCGTCGCGATTAAGCAGACGCTTTTCGTTGGCGCCTCCAACAACGGTGCCAAATCCGAGGTCGTCGTATGCCTGCGACTCAGCTGTGATGAGAGTTGGATCGGACATGTGGGCCGCTCGCGATTGAGTGAATGCCAGCCCTGAAAATGTAGGGCGGCGGAGCGGCCTCTGCTCGTGCCCCCGTTCAGGCGCCCGATATCGACCTTAGTCTCTCAGAAGGTCGCCAACAGTACCGACCGTGTAGCCGCGCGCATGAAGGCTGTCGATCAGAGGGCCCACGGCAGCGAGTGAGGTCGCGCGACGTTCATACCAGGGGTGCAGGAGGATGATGGAGCCCGGTCGAACCCGCTCCAGAACGTGGCGGACAATTCCGTCCGCAGTTGCCGACACTTCCGGATACGAGTCAGGCTCGACGTCCCACATGACAGTCGTTCGATTCGTGCGA
This window contains:
- a CDS encoding DUF3303 family protein, which codes for MLYMVVEHFRNGDATPVYSRFRAQGRLMPEGLMYVNSWITSDLSRCYQVMECDDRALLDTWMAAWEDLMEFEVHPVMTSAEASARVASQP
- a CDS encoding ion channel, producing MSDPTLITAESQAYDDLGFGTVVGGANEKRLLNRDGSFNPRREGMPFFSRLHPYHLLLTISWRRFFVVVVSGYVSANLLFALAYLACGPDAIGGQAPELFGGQFGRAFFLSVETLGTIGYGNIYPIGVAPNVIIAVESLSGLLMLALMTGLFFARFSRPTAAIVFSRRAVVTGYRGQTGLMFRLTNARANQLLELEAKVLFSRMEGDSRQYDQLALERKRVVFFPLSWTIVHPIDEKSPMWGMTADELAERDAEFLVLLSGIDETFSQLVHARTSYKPSEIVFGHRFVNIYKPVHADGTVAIDVRRLGETEPSPEADDWTDEQRLHHTTHFSAYAPSRSGKPKR